From the genome of Triticum aestivum cultivar Chinese Spring chromosome 3B, IWGSC CS RefSeq v2.1, whole genome shotgun sequence, one region includes:
- the LOC123072509 gene encoding signal peptide peptidase 2, translating into MKTHERAANLALAGLSLAPLVINVNPNLNVILTACLTVYVGCYRSVKSTPPAETMSKEHAMRFPLVGSAMLLSLFLLFKFLSKDLVNTVLTAYFFILGIAALCATLLPTVKRFLPEGWNDNAIVWRAPYFHSLSVEFTKSQVVASVPGFFFCVWYAMKKHWLANNVLGLAFCIQGIEMLSLGSFKTGGILLAGLFVYDIFWVFFTPVMVSVAKSFDAPIKLLFPTGDAARPFSMLGLGDIVIPGIFVALALRFDVSRNIKNRYFNSAFLGYTAGMTVTIVVMNWFQAAQPALLYIVPGVTGFVAVHSLWNGEVKPLLEFTETQPEEEGAAEEEDEDSSQSKKVD; encoded by the exons ATGAAAACACATGAGCGTGCTGCCAACTTGGCTCTTGCTG GTTTGAGCTTGGCACCGCTCGTGATCAATGTTAACCCAAATTTGAATGTGATACTGACAGCATGTCTTACTGTCTATGTGGGCTGTTACCGTTCCGTCAAGTCAACTCCACCCGCT GAGACAATGTCCAAAGAGCATGCTATGCGTTTCCCTTTGGTTGGGAGTGCTATGCTTTTGTCGCTATTCCTTCTGTTCAAGTTTCTCTCCAAGGACCTGGTCAATACTGTTCTCACTGCCTACTTTTTCATTCTTGGCATTGCTGcgctctg TGCAACGTTGCTCCCTACTGTCAAACGTTTTCTTCCAGAAGGATGGAATGATAATGCCATTGTCTGGCGTGCTCCATATTTCCACT CACTGTCGGTGGAGTTTACCAAGTCTCAAGTTGTCGCTTCAGTCCCTGGATTTTTCTTCTGCGTATGGTATGCCATGAagaagcattggctagcaaacaaTGTTTTGGGACTTGCTTTCTGCATTCAG GGAATTGAGATGTTATCACTAGGATCATTCAAAACTGGTGGTATTCTCTTG GCTGGACTTTTTGTGTATGACATTTTCTGGGTTTTCTTCACTCCAGTTATGGTCAGTGTTGCTAAATCATTTGATGCTCCAATAAAG CTTCTATTTCCCACCGGGGATGCCGCACGCCCGTTCTCTATGCTTGGTCTTGGTGATATTGTTATACCTG GTATATTTGTTGCACTTGCACTCCGTTTCGATGTCTCAAGAAACATTAAGAACCGTTACTTCAATAGTGCATTTTTGGGATACACTGCGGGTATGACAGTAACAATAGTTGTGATGAACTGGTTTCAAGCTGCACAG CCTGCTCTGCTATACATCGTTCCTGGCGTGACTGGTTTTGTGGCTGTCCACTCTTTGTGGAATGGTGAAGTAAAGCCG CTACTGGAGTTCACCGAGACGCAGCCTGAAGAGGAGGGAGCcgccgaggaagaagatgaagattccAGTCAGAGCAAAAAGGTGGACTAG
- the LOC123067941 gene encoding uncharacterized protein: MAQPTGEESPPQPSPAALRAALTAREVAHLHLPTPPAAQAASRAAAPGAEDDLPDDEFARPDTSFSAWLDNIEQSQRVQTGVRAAVIAVVVMIALGLFAAGKGARTIQQWENTSHIPTYQQSNKTIMMEDGDIYDCIDVNLQPAFNHPLLKNHTIQMEPSSFPIGLNIKSSFPRVVSQAHLSIVKCPRGMVPILRNGRRDQISAHFIDQAISKDAQLEEAGLKYFDDLYGVQATINVYEPKVKKDSGDLSQTGIQIDNGPKGHMDSINACYSVSPSFYGDTFVRFHVGWRDGVQNKSCIDHDCPGFVQVSHNVGLGGRVKPVSVYNGPQYVIHILIFKDPKTHNWWLAYGKDKTPVGYWPSSLFTRLKDKGNFSYTGGHVSGPTASSDSPQIGSGHFASEGYGKAAFIKDIQIIDNDNKLVTPNEEKAIRGSSDVRKYTIGNYGVDDHGVHMYYGGPGNFV, translated from the exons ATGGCGCAACCAACTGGCGAGGAGTCGCCGCCgcagccgtcgcccgccgccctccgcgccgccctCACGGCCAGGGAGGTGGCCCACCTGCACCTGCCGACGCCACCCGCCGCACAGGCTGcatcgcgcgccgccgccccgggagCCGAG GATGATCTGCCTGATGATGAGTTCGCCCGCCCTGACACCAGCTTTAGCGCCTGGCTGGATAATATCGAGCAGTCACAGCGCGTCCAGACCGGCGTGCGTGCAGCGGTGATCGCCGTGGTGGTGATGATCGCCCTCGGGCTGT ttgcCGCAGGAAAAGGTGCAAGAACTATACAACAATGGGAAAATACTAGCCATATCCCCACATATCAACAATCTAATAAAACCATTATG ATGGAAGATGGAGATATCTATGATTGCATCGATGTGAATCTACAACCGGCTTTTAACCACCCGTTGTTGAAAAACCACACAATTCAG ATGGAACCAAGTTCTTTTCCGATTGGACTAAACATAAAATCTTCGTTCCCACGTGTCGTTTCACAAGCGCATTTGTCTATTGTCAAATGCCCAAGAGGAATGGTTCCAATACTACGTAATGGTAGAAGGGATCAAATATCAGCACACTTTATAGATCAAGCGATTAGCAAGGATGCACAACTCGAG GAGGCAGGGCTGAAATATTTTGATGATTTATATGGGGTACAAGCTACAATAAATGTTTATGAGCCAAAGGTGAAGAAGGATAGCGGGGATCTTAGTCAAACAGGGATCCAAATTGATAACGGACCAAAGGGTCATATGGACAGTATAAATGCTTGTTATTCAGTATCTCCAAGCTTCTATGGCGATACTTTTGTGAGGTTTCATGTTGGTTGG CGCGATGGTGTACAAAACAAGTCATGCATTGATCATGATTGCCCTGGTTTTGTTCAAGTTAGCCACAATGTTGGCCTTGGAGGAAGAGTAAAACCTGTTTCAGTTTACAATGGACCACAATATGTGATACACATTCTTATTTTCAAG GACCCAAAGACACATAATTGGTGGTTGGCGTATGGTAAAGACAAAACACCAGTTGGATATTGGCCAAGTTCATTATTCACTCGCCTTAAGGATAAAGGGAACTTTTCATACACTGGTGGGCATGTTTCAGGACCGACGGCTTCATCAGACTCTCCACAAATTGGCAGTGGGCATTTTGCCTCCGAAGGCTATGGAAAAGCGGCTTTTATAAAAGACATCCAAATTATTGATAACGACAACAAGCTTGTAACACCAAATGAAGAGAAAGCGATTAGAGGCAGTAGTGATGTAAGGAAATATACCATCGGCAATTATGGAGTTGACGACCATGGTGTGCATATGTACTATGGTGGGCCGGGTAATTTTGTCTAA